The stretch of DNA GAGTTGTGTCATTCCTCGTTAATGGAATAGAGACCATTTCTGTCATTCCTCCTTAGTGGAATAGAGACCATTATTCTAGtgaaataaaatattcaaaaattaattgtacatttattacttaaaaaacaaaacaaactcagaaatttATTTATCTAAGTATTTGCCATTGCCATACTACCCTGTACAAATTTCACAAGTGTTGCAAACAGTTCACTGTAACAATAATTGAGACATTCTCAATGTGCCGTGACTATGTAATAATCAACCCAGCTGAGCAAAACCGGTAAATCTAGCACATACACATAATCACTAGGATGCGGTAATTCCTGCTCATTGTTACCAAAACAGCCGCCAAATCCAACGCCCCTCTGTAAATTAATCTGAAATGGAAATACCCAACACCACAAGGATCCAGACGTGATCAAACATCTTCACCACTACATACAGAGGTATAGAAAACCGGTTAGTCACTACCTTAGATGTATTAATCTCCAAAAACTAACCATTCTACAATATTAGAAATGGGAAAAGTTAATTTATACAGAAACAAGAATCCAAAGGTATACAAGACATAGATGCAAACATACCTACTATCCGAGGAGTGCGAGTAACGCAAATGACAACTTATATCCAGATTTAGTAACCAAAATAAAGGCATCTCTACATAGGTGCTGCACAATTCTAAACCATTGACACATCCTTGAAAGTTGAAGCCAGTCCGAACAAATCTGCACCGTTGGCAAAAATAAAAGGCATCTAAGTTCCAAGTCTGAAACGATGAATTcgtaaaaaatagaaatagcaATCCTAACTAGATAGATTCaataaatcaacaacaaaaattaaacaagtttAACATATTCCAAAATATATTCAAGAACAAAGGCAAATTTAGCGTCATAAACTACTCAGTGGAGGATTTTATCATCCCAAACTGCCATTAGTTATCAAGTAGGCACAACCTTATCACTGCCTAGCGCCCTAGCTTAGACCATACCAATCTAGTTACATATGCTTCTATCTTGTCATGACTAATCAACAAGTAGACTGTATACTAACACTATATGCTACAAATAAGGACTACTAGATAAATTGTGTTCAGTAAGTCATGGAAACAAGAACAAGTGATAAATTAAAAACAGCTCTGAGGGATAAAGCTTTTCGCTCATGCAGATAATTgaatatcaaatttataattgttGAAAATGAGTTAGTAATTTGCAGCCCCTGTCAATTTAGTGTTTGAATTAGACCCACTAGATAAACCAGATAAACTTTGATTTACATATGCAAATAAAACTTCCTAAAAAAGagtgtatataaaaaatatagctAATTGTCATTCATTGAGGTACTCTATTCCAGCAAGCATAAAACACATTGCAAGCAAGTTTAACAGATTTTAAGGCTGGAGCTACAATGTTTTGATTCAAAAAGTACTCGttgtaagtgtttttttttaacatgttcTAAAGCTGAAACTTCACACACAGAAGCTTGAAGAGGAAATGAAAATTCACCCTTCCATTATTGTTATTTACTTGGTAGCTATATTTGACTGAGTTTATCAATCAATCTTTGAAATCGAATATAAGCAGTGGCAATGTTACACTAATAAATTTCAGAGCACAAAACCAATACACAAACATATCACATACCAGCAATTACGAAAATAGAGGTGGCCTCATCAATGACATTTTCTAAATAGTTAAGAAAGCTTCAAGTCTTTGATCTCTGCACAAACACAATAAAGAAacacaaattcaaaaataaattatactacACAATAAAAATTTACAGAACACCGTTAAATATTGCAACAATGCTACAACTAAAACTTTGATAGAGGGAGAAGAAGAATAGTGCTACAACTATGACAAATCATTttaattccttcaaaaaaatattgtaccTCGTTAAAATCCTCTATCTAAACACACTCTAAGAGAACATATCCTCTCGATCCCCCTCAGCCATTGTCTTCGCTTCCTCCATATTGCTGAACTCTAAGAAATGGGTTGGTCTATGATCTTCGTGGTAATACTCTCTAGGTGTCCCAAGCTTCACTCCATACTTCATCCCTGATGCGTGCCTCACTCCCATGAAGTTGTAATTCCACAGACCAGTATCCGGAATCATGTAGAAACCAAGGAAGCGATCACTGAGGAGCATCTGAACCTTCTCATAATGAGTGGGAAGGTAACCATGTGGGTTGCTTCCTGTATCCTTGTTAACACGTCCCCATTCATAACCCGATGGAGTTAGTTTATATGCAGTTAAAGAACAGGAACCTGGAGTAAAACTGCAAGTCAAGATAATACATTTCTCCCCATCCCATTGTTTATTGTTCTCTAGGACCTTAGCATGTGAAGTGAGGTCCTGAGGCGACAACTGGGGAAGTTCATTTGGTTGAGTATGCATCCACCCCAAAGGCTCCAAATCATTCAAGAAATCATGTTCTGGGAGAGCTGATGGAAGATGGACTTGTTGATGAGTCCCCCATTGCGGTGGCATCACAATGCACCGGATTTCCTTGACCTGAGGATTGTCCGGAGGACTTGTACCATACAAGTACCCAGAAATCTGTGTTCGAAGATCAGATATGcatataaactttttcaaaacgTTCTTTGGCATGATATAGGTATACCCTGTTTCCTTTATATCCTCAGAATTCACATATATATGGTTTACTCGAAGGTATAAATTCGTGGTTGATATTGCTCTGACACGCCAATCAGTCTTCGAACCAAAAGCAGCTTGCTCATAGGGACTAGTGGTGGTTACTATCAGTTCTTCACCGTAAACATTTGTGGTCCTTGTCGTTACAGCTGTCACCTGATTTGCTTCACGCGCCTGTTTTTCAATCTCTGCAATCTGTTGCCGCTGTTGTGAAGGTGGGGTAATCTCAGCTCCAAGTATAATATCACGAATCTCAGACTGAGTCAAAGCTGAAGTATtcacattgtttttctttgcatAATCAGAAAGTATAAGATCTCTTAATGCAACCTCCACCTTTATCCACTGGTCATCACTTAGTGAAGGCCAGATGTGATGAGGTTCAGTGACGATAGTTTTGTCAGGCTTCAGTAACATCTTTGCCTTTTCATTATTCAAATGAAGTGCACGCAGAATAAGAATCAGCCTGGAGAATGCAGTGTATGAGGAAATGCTCTTCAGCCAGTCATCATAAATGTTGAACAAAACCATTTGTGGTTCTGTAGCCTTCAAAATAAGATCCccaaatttttcaattttcaaacatGCTTGGAAAGGAAGCTGCAGCTCACTTCCTTTGATAACAATATTGGGGAAATCCAGCAAGTGAACCTCCAATGGGTCCAACATTCCTTTACGAGTAACAATAACTTGCTTTGGCTGTTCTTCTACAGGCAAAGACCTTACAAGAGCTGCAACTTCTTCTGCTGTTTTCCACTTCGCCAGTTGACCGAGACGCTTCTGACCAGCCCATACACTCGTATGAATAACCTTAAGAAACAACTGCCCGGTCCTTGGATTGAAAATAAAAACGACACCATTGATGGGTTTTGTTGTAAGATTTCCTTCAAAAGTCTTATGAATTGTAACACGATACACATTAGTGTCATCAACAAACCAAGTGATTTGGTTGCTGAATATCTCTCCATAGTTTTGGGAAGATAAATATGGTTCCGTGGGCTCAGAAGAGTACAACTGCAGACCTTTCCTGATTCGTTCCCTCAAAACATACAATGCAGGATTTGACTTCATAATCTTATTCATGGCCTGCTGAAGTAGTGGCTTTGATCCAGGGAACCAGTTTCCAAATGCAGAATGCAAGTTATATGCCAAATCAATGCCAATCATAACCCCAGTAGGAGATGGGTATATAGACATATTATCTGTCGTGTAATCCATAAATTTGGCCCGAGTGTAACGCTCAATATCGTGAGAATCATAATCACCCCATCGAAGCTGGACATCAATCCAATACTTATTGCTTGCCTTCTGATCAAAAACATCCTTAGATTCAGCTACAAGACTAGGCTTTGACATTGGCCATTTGTGGGCAGCAAAGAGAAGGATGTCCGCACAAGAACTGTTCATTTTGTAACTCTTCCTGGGATGGATTGTTTCCTTCTGGACAGTTTCAATCTCCAAAGCATCCAACTCTTGATCCAAAACCTGACAGAGATCCATGACAACACTCTCATGGATCTTCTGCCACAAGTGTGCTCTAAATATCTGAATAAGAGATATCTTCAAAGTTGGAATTTTCCCGTGCATGAAAATACCAGTCAGATCTAGCTGAACTTGGAAACCAACATAAACATTAGCTCGGTTAATGGTTGGTGACCACCAAAGAGTAAATCTACGATTCGGTATCTGATTGAGACCAGATCTCTGAGCATTGGTGAGTTTCTTATACTTCATAGATTCCTCAAAACCTGATGCCTTTTCCCAAAAGAGACCTTCCCAAGTTGGAAAATATGTTCCTTTGAATAATGTATGCTCAAGAATTCCTTCCACTCCTCCAAGGGCTTGAATAACATCAGTTCGGTAATTATTCAAGTTCCACAACTTCCCATCGTGCCTCTGGTGTGTCCACCAAAAGGGGTTTTGTTTGAAAACTTGATACTGCTTGAAGTCTGCACGCACCCTCCATCCTTTATCATAAGCCAACGTGTGTCTATCCTTCTGGAACAAAGTGTTAATACGTGGTATTCCTTTGTCCCATGAGTCTTCTAAGTCCTCAAGGGTCAAGCGCCTATTTTGTGCTTGTGCTTCCTGCCTTTTTAATGCATATTCAGCCCAGACGCACTGTGAATCAATAAACTCACTTTCCCAAGGCTGTATATAGCGATAAAGATTGGGAATCAACTGGTCCTCCTCATGAGTCATCCCGCTTCTAAAATGGGTTACACCAACATCTGTCTGCTGATTGTGTCGTAGATCACTTTGTGGAATCAAAATGTGACCCATCGACAACATTCCAAGTCCTCCAATTTCCTTGGGCGAGTAGAAAATGACAGGCGGAAACCGGCTTGGCATTTTTGAGTTAAGTCCAATCTTGATAcgagtttgaattttattttcacatttaaCAAGTAAATCCAAGAGCTCTTTAGTATGCACAGTTGCCTCTCGGAAGTATGTCATGAGTCCTATCAAAGCAGTATTCCACTTGTTGACAACTTTGGTGAATGTAGTAGAACCCGATGACATAAGAATCTGCCTCACACGATTCTCAAACATTTTTATATGTTCATCCTCAACTCTTAAGAAAGCAACAGCGGTCTTTTCCTTTGTCTGTTCATTTTGGAGATTCCAAACACCGTCTCCTGTGTTGCTGAATCCTTCTTGAATCATTCTAATTTTCGGAAGTATCCTCACTTCAAATCCACACATGCTAAAAAGCAAATTTGGATTATCTTTGCTGTAAACAGAAACAAAGCTATTTTCCCATTCCAAAGTTGTGATACTTCGAGGAAGACGATTTTTCATATCCCAAAAGATACTCCTCCCAAGATTGACGTCATGCTTCATGAGCCTCATTCTTGCATCTCTTGGCCAGCACTTCTTATTATTGTAACCCACCATGTTCTCATTGTTAGGATCAGGGTGCTCGGTGAGATATCGTTGAATGAGATCCCGAGCCTCCTCGTGAGTAAAGCGAAATAATATGTGGACTCGGTCTATGTACCGAGAATACAACCTTATTGGATGCTTGGTCTCAACTTCTGTGTCCCAATAAGTATTGAACTCGTTAGGCATCTGTGGTGAACCAGCAATCTCGCTTGCTCGAGTCAATCCAAGAAACAAAAGATCCAGTACTAGGCCATAATATTGAGCAACAAATGACGCAAATTGTAATCCACGTATTAGACCATATGAATTTGTGTGACTCATGTCCTTATATGACaacacaacattgttttttGCGGTGACATAATCTGCAATGTTGTGGTCCAAAACTAAACGAAGAAGCCGATTTAAAATTGTCAGATCAATCTTCTCGAAAAACTTCTCGAACTTAGTCTGCAGCATTACAACACACTCACCATTGCCGGTGTCCCAAATACCTTGCAAATTGTTTATACC from Trifolium pratense cultivar HEN17-A07 linkage group LG5, ARS_RC_1.1, whole genome shotgun sequence encodes:
- the LOC123884933 gene encoding pre-mRNA-processing-splicing factor 8A-like, which translates into the protein MSTVAGTTVPPPPPSPAVADSEARLEEKARKWQKMNSKRYSDNRKFGFVEPQKEDMPPEHIRKIIKDHGDVSSKKFRHDKRVYLGALKFIPHAVYKLLENMPMPWEQVRDVNVLYHISGAITFVNETPMVIEPVYLAQWATMWIMMRREKRDRRNFKRMRFPPFDDEEPILDYADNLLDVDPLEAIQLELDEEEDSAVCDWFYDHKPLVKTKFVNGSSYRNWCLSVPVMETLHRLGGQLLSDLSDRNYFYLFEKESFFTAKALNVCIPGGPKFEPLYRDMEKGEEDWNEFNDINKLIIRSPLRTEYRVAFPYLYNNRPRNVRLCVYHTPMVMYIKSEDPDLPAFYYDPLIHPISSANKRYEKEIDDDDWVLPDGVEPFLKDVELYTDTTAAGISLLFAPRPFNMRSGRMRRAEDIPLVAEWYKEHCPSSYPVKVRVSYQKLLKCFVLNELHHRPPKAQKKKHLLRSLQATKFFQTTKLDWVEAGLQVCRQGYNMLNLLIQRKNLNYLHLDYNFNLKPVKTLTTKERKKSRFGNAFHLCREVLRLTKLVVDANVQFRLGNVDAFQLADGLQYIFSHVGQLTGMYRYKYRLMRQIRMSKDLKHLIYYRFNTGPVGKGPGCGFWAPMWRVWLFFLRGIVPLLERWLGNLLARQFEGRHSKGVAKTVTKQRVESHYDLELRAAVMHDVVDAMPEGIKQNKAKIILQHLSEAWRCWKANIPWKVPDMPVPVEDMIHRYVKSKADWWTNVAHYNRERIRRGATVDKTVCRKNHGRLTRLWLKAEQERQHNYMKDGPYVTPEEAVAIYTTTVHWLESRKFSHIPFPPLSYKHDTKLLILALERLKESYSVTARLNQLQREELGLIEQAYDNPHEALSRIKRHLLTQRSFKEVGIEFMDLYSYCVPVYEIEPLEKITDAYLDQYLWYEGDKRHLFPNWIKPADLEPPPLLVYKWCQGINNLQGIWDTGNGECVVMLQTKFEKFFEKIDLTILNRLLRLVLDHNIADYVTAKNNVVLSYKDMSHTNSYGLIRGLQFASFVAQYYGLVLDLLFLGLTRASEIAGSPQMPNEFNTYWDTEVETKHPIRLYSRYIDRVHILFRFTHEEARDLIQRYLTEHPDPNNENMVGYNNKKCWPRDARMRLMKHDVNLGRSIFWDMKNRLPRSITTLEWENSFVSVYSKDNPNLLFSMCGFEVRILPKIRMIQEGFSNTGDGVWNLQNEQTKEKTAVAFLRVEDEHIKMFENRVRQILMSSGSTTFTKVVNKWNTALIGLMTYFREATVHTKELLDLLVKCENKIQTRIKIGLNSKMPSRFPPVIFYSPKEIGGLGMLSMGHILIPQSDLRHNQQTDVGVTHFRSGMTHEEDQLIPNLYRYIQPWESEFIDSQCVWAEYALKRQEAQAQNRRLTLEDLEDSWDKGIPRINTLFQKDRHTLAYDKGWRVRADFKQYQVFKQNPFWWTHQRHDGKLWNLNNYRTDVIQALGGVEGILEHTLFKGTYFPTWEGLFWEKASGFEESMKYKKLTNAQRSGLNQIPNRRFTLWWSPTINRANVYVGFQVQLDLTGIFMHGKIPTLKISLIQIFRAHLWQKIHESVVMDLCQVLDQELDALEIETVQKETIHPRKSYKMNSSCADILLFAAHKWPMSKPSLVAESKDVFDQKASNKYWIDVQLRWGDYDSHDIERYTRAKFMDYTTDNMSIYPSPTGVMIGIDLAYNLHSAFGNWFPGSKPLLQQAMNKIMKSNPALYVLRERIRKGLQLYSSEPTEPYLSSQNYGEIFSNQITWFVDDTNVYRVTIHKTFEGNLTTKPINGVVFIFNPRTGQLFLKVIHTSVWAGQKRLGQLAKWKTAEEVAALVRSLPVEEQPKQVIVTRKGMLDPLEVHLLDFPNIVIKGSELQLPFQACLKIEKFGDLILKATEPQMVLFNIYDDWLKSISSYTAFSRLILILRALHLNNEKAKMLLKPDKTIVTEPHHIWPSLSDDQWIKVEVALRDLILSDYAKKNNVNTSALTQSEIRDIILGAEITPPSQQRQQIAEIEKQAREANQVTAVTTRTTNVYGEELIVTTTSPYEQAAFGSKTDWRVRAISTTNLYLRVNHIYVNSEDIKETGYTYIMPKNVLKKFICISDLRTQISGYLYGTSPPDNPQVKEIRCIVMPPQWGTHQQVHLPSALPEHDFLNDLEPLGWMHTQPNELPQLSPQDLTSHAKVLENNKQWDGEKCIILTCSFTPGSCSLTAYKLTPSGYEWGRVNKDTGSNPHGYLPTHYEKVQMLLSDRFLGFYMIPDTGLWNYNFMGVRHASGMKYGVKLGTPREYYHEDHRPTHFLEFSNMEEAKTMAEGDREDMFS